A part of Bartonella quintana genomic DNA contains:
- a CDS encoding transposase — translation MYCSISVISKKIAITPKKEKCRYAKLHKQINNIKEDFLHKLTTQLVQRSKPVYLENLHRKGMLKNRHLSRVFKNQSFLNFNGNENITLHSMVGSLLFLIIICQQ, via the coding sequence ATGTATTGTAGCATTTCAGTTATAAGCAAAAAGATTGCAATAACCCCCAAAAAAGAAAAGTGTAGATATGCAAAGCTGCATAAACAGATAAATAATATCAAAGAAGATTTCTTGCATAAACTTACAACACAATTGGTTCAGCGCTCTAAGCCAGTTTATCTTGAAAATCTTCATCGCAAAGGGATGTTGAAAAATCGGCATTTATCGCGTGTTTTTAAAAATCAAAGTTTTTTGAACTTCAACGGTAATGAGAATATAACGCTGCACTCTATGGTTGGCAGTTTATTATTCCTGATCATTATATGCCAGCAGTAA
- a CDS encoding YegP family protein, giving the protein MYFEVFQGVHKQWYWRLISGDEQKIAFSSKGYPTKQDILINIEQIKEITHKAPIRELQP; this is encoded by the coding sequence ATGTATTTTGAAGTGTTTCAAGGAGTTCACAAGCAATGGTACTGGCGTCTAATCTCAGGAGATGAACAAAAAATTGCTTTTTCTAGTAAGGGGTATCCAACGAAGCAAGATATCCTAATAAATATTGAGCAGATAAAAGAAATTACGCATAAAGCTCCTATTAGAGAGCTACAGCCTTAG
- a CDS encoding helix-turn-helix domain-containing protein, protein MARPETESKTIFGKRLRYVRLALGDPSREALAKSFSMTKNSIAFYERGEREPNLSVLQTYHTLYGVNINWLLTGQGKMFDTEYTKGDFDWNYFIKKIEGLEEILANSDRNRKINQEKIKSSYEKLQQYLSRQGSSNIFTLKAATSLIDMKAKMANSYALSLFIDLLIRSRSQKEAIANQ, encoded by the coding sequence GTGGCACGTCCTGAAACTGAATCAAAGACTATATTTGGAAAACGTTTGCGTTATGTACGCCTTGCTTTAGGGGATCCATCACGTGAAGCATTAGCCAAAAGTTTTAGCATGACAAAAAACTCCATTGCTTTTTATGAGCGCGGAGAAAGAGAACCCAATCTTAGTGTGTTACAAACATATCACACGTTGTACGGTGTCAACATTAATTGGCTTTTAACTGGACAAGGGAAAATGTTTGATACCGAATATACTAAAGGTGACTTTGACTGGAACTATTTTATAAAAAAAATTGAGGGGCTTGAAGAGATTCTTGCCAATAGCGATCGTAATAGAAAAATAAACCAAGAAAAAATCAAAAGCTCTTATGAGAAGCTGCAGCAATATTTGTCGCGACAGGGTTCATCTAATATCTTCACCCTAAAAGCCGCAACCTCTCTGATCGATATGAAAGCAAAAATGGCTAATTCCTATGCCCTTAGTTTGTTCATTGATTTACTCATTCGAAGCAGATCGCAAAAAGAGGCTATTGCTAATCAATAA
- a CDS encoding DUF475 domain-containing protein, with the protein MALLGYFGWAFFFTIIGVFLGGAIGWFETGSVIGFLKYFFICCVLGVLEISLSFDNSIINARVLGKMDPLWRRRFLVWGILIAVFGMRIVFPLLVVAVAVGISPVAAVKLAIWEPHQYATILMDSHVAIAAFGGTFLMMVGLKYFFDSEKEVHWLAFIERPAQKLGAVSGIDIAIILTLILFFSGQVVTEDKIAFLLAALYGLLTFIGIEAISSLLDSPKTTLSAVFKGGVGAFLYLEILDASFSFDGVVGAFAFSHNLFIIAIGLSIGAFYVRSMTIMLVESGILLHYRYLEHGAFYAILILAVIMYLQTLVSVPEVLTGLVGVGIIGMAFCSSLRFKCHHLNKDVVSK; encoded by the coding sequence ATGGCCCTATTAGGTTATTTTGGATGGGCTTTTTTTTTCACAATTATTGGCGTCTTTTTAGGAGGGGCTATTGGTTGGTTTGAAACGGGAAGTGTTATTGGTTTTCTTAAATATTTTTTCATCTGCTGTGTTTTAGGAGTTTTGGAAATTTCTTTATCTTTTGATAATTCTATTATCAATGCACGTGTTCTTGGAAAGATGGACCCGCTATGGCGTCGTCGTTTTCTGGTATGGGGCATTTTAATAGCAGTGTTTGGGATGCGGATTGTTTTTCCATTGCTGGTGGTTGCTGTTGCTGTTGGGATTAGTCCAGTTGCCGCAGTAAAATTAGCTATATGGGAACCACATCAGTATGCCACAATCTTAATGGATAGTCATGTGGCGATTGCGGCTTTTGGAGGAACTTTCCTCATGATGGTTGGTTTAAAATACTTTTTTGATTCTGAAAAAGAAGTGCATTGGCTCGCTTTTATAGAAAGACCAGCTCAAAAACTTGGGGCAGTTAGTGGGATTGATATTGCAATTATCTTGACTTTGATATTATTCTTCTCAGGGCAGGTCGTAACAGAAGATAAAATAGCTTTTTTACTCGCTGCCCTTTATGGACTTTTAACATTTATAGGTATCGAAGCCATCAGTTCGCTGTTGGATTCTCCAAAAACGACTTTAAGTGCAGTTTTTAAGGGGGGGGTAGGCGCATTTCTTTATCTAGAAATTTTAGATGCTAGTTTTTCTTTTGATGGTGTTGTTGGTGCTTTTGCCTTTTCACACAACCTTTTTATTATCGCAATTGGTCTTAGTATAGGTGCGTTTTACGTTCGTTCCATGACAATTATGTTGGTTGAGTCAGGGATATTGTTGCATTATCGTTATTTGGAGCATGGTGCTTTTTATGCAATTTTAATCCTCGCAGTGATTATGTATCTGCAAACTCTTGTATCGGTTCCTGAAGTCTTAACAGGACTGGTGGGGGTCGGTATTATTGGAATGGCATTTTGTTCTTCTCTTCGCTTTAAGTGTCATCACCTGAATAAAGATGTTGTGTCTAAGTAA
- the pncA gene encoding bifunctional nicotinamidase/pyrazinamidase, with protein MEKKALIVIDVQNDFLPGGALAVPQGDTILPVVNNFIDYFDHIILTQDWHPKNHCSFASSYPEKTPYDTVKLDYGPQILWPDHCIQGTQGAEFHTSLKVEKAQLILRKGYNQKIDSYSAFFENDQKTPTGLQVYLKEHGFTKLIMCGLATDFCVGFSALHAIQCGFKVSVSLNACAGIDLNGSLNTMLKTMNEAGIELLITS; from the coding sequence ATGGAAAAAAAAGCCTTAATCGTTATTGACGTCCAAAATGACTTCTTACCAGGTGGAGCACTTGCAGTACCACAAGGTGATACGATTTTACCTGTTGTTAATAATTTCATAGACTATTTTGATCATATCATTTTAACCCAAGACTGGCATCCCAAAAACCATTGCAGCTTTGCTTCTTCCTACCCTGAAAAAACGCCTTATGATACTGTCAAACTTGACTATGGTCCTCAAATACTCTGGCCTGATCATTGTATACAAGGAACACAAGGAGCAGAATTTCACACATCTCTCAAAGTTGAGAAAGCACAGCTTATCCTCAGAAAAGGCTATAATCAAAAAATTGATAGCTATTCTGCTTTTTTTGAAAATGATCAAAAAACACCAACAGGCTTACAAGTTTACCTTAAAGAACATGGTTTTACAAAACTCATTATGTGTGGCTTAGCAACGGATTTTTGTGTTGGATTTTCTGCACTTCATGCCATACAATGCGGCTTTAAAGTTAGCGTTTCATTAAATGCCTGTGCTGGTATTGATTTAAATGGATCGCTTAATACGATGCTTAAAACTATGAATGAAGCCGGTATAGAACTCTTAATAACCTCCTAA
- the ettA gene encoding energy-dependent translational throttle protein EttA has translation MARQFIYHMTGLNKTYGNKKILENIHLSFYPDAKIGILGPNGAGKSTILRIMAGLDKEYTGEAWLSEGASCGYLPQEPLLDTSKDVRGNVMEGVADKQAILERYNELMMNYSEETADESARLQDIIDSQNLWDLENQVEMAMAALGCPPANEDVTKLSGGEKRRVALCKLLLSKPDLLLLDEPTNHLDTEATAWLERHLREYLGAVLLVTHDRYFLDNVTGWILELDRGKGIPYEGNYSAYLGAKAKRLAQEGREEAARQRTLSREREWIASSPRGRQAKSKARIKAYDELVQAARERRPGEAQIIIPIGKRLGQVVIEVDNLSKSYGERVLIDGLSFKLPVGGIVGVIGANGMGKSTLFKMLTGQEHPDSGQIRIGETVHMSYVDQSRDSLAGDKTVWEEISGGNDVIKLGEYEMNSRAYCSAFNFKGADQQQKVANLSGGQRNRVHLAKLLKEGGNVLLLDEPTNDLDTETLGALEDALENFAGCAVIISHDRMFLDRLATHILAFKGNGHVEWFEGNFAEYEANKGRHFGADSLNLKRVHYKPLTR, from the coding sequence ATGGCACGTCAATTTATCTATCACATGACTGGGCTCAACAAGACTTACGGCAATAAGAAAATTTTGGAAAATATTCATCTGTCTTTTTATCCAGATGCAAAAATTGGCATTTTGGGACCAAATGGTGCAGGTAAATCAACCATTTTACGTATTATGGCTGGGTTAGACAAGGAATATACCGGAGAAGCATGGCTTTCTGAGGGGGCAAGTTGTGGCTATCTGCCGCAGGAGCCTCTTCTTGATACAAGTAAAGATGTGCGTGGCAATGTGATGGAAGGTGTGGCCGATAAGCAAGCAATTTTGGAGCGTTATAATGAATTGATGATGAATTATAGTGAAGAAACGGCTGATGAGAGCGCGCGCCTTCAGGATATCATCGACAGTCAGAATCTTTGGGATTTAGAAAATCAAGTGGAAATGGCTATGGCTGCCCTTGGTTGTCCACCAGCTAACGAGGATGTGACAAAACTTTCAGGAGGTGAAAAGCGGCGTGTTGCGCTTTGTAAATTGCTTTTATCAAAACCTGATTTATTGCTTTTGGATGAACCAACAAACCATTTGGATACTGAAGCCACAGCTTGGCTTGAAAGGCATCTACGGGAATATCTCGGCGCGGTGCTTTTGGTGACACATGACCGTTATTTTCTCGACAATGTAACGGGTTGGATTTTAGAATTAGATCGCGGTAAAGGTATACCCTATGAGGGAAACTACTCTGCTTATTTGGGGGCTAAAGCCAAACGTTTAGCTCAGGAAGGGCGTGAAGAGGCTGCTCGCCAACGTACGTTGTCACGTGAACGGGAATGGATAGCTTCTAGTCCGAGAGGGCGACAAGCAAAGTCAAAAGCGCGGATTAAAGCGTATGATGAGTTGGTTCAAGCTGCGCGTGAGCGCCGTCCTGGAGAGGCACAAATCATTATTCCTATTGGCAAAAGATTGGGGCAGGTTGTCATTGAAGTTGATAATCTCTCTAAGTCATATGGAGAGCGTGTGTTGATTGATGGTCTCTCTTTCAAACTTCCTGTTGGTGGAATTGTTGGAGTCATTGGTGCCAATGGTATGGGAAAATCTACTTTGTTTAAAATGTTGACAGGGCAGGAACATCCAGATTCAGGTCAAATCCGCATCGGGGAAACAGTTCACATGAGTTATGTCGATCAGAGTCGCGATTCGTTGGCAGGTGATAAAACCGTTTGGGAGGAAATTTCTGGCGGTAATGATGTCATTAAGTTAGGTGAATATGAGATGAATAGTCGCGCTTATTGCAGTGCATTTAATTTCAAAGGTGCAGATCAACAGCAGAAGGTGGCAAATTTGTCAGGAGGGCAGCGCAATCGCGTGCATTTGGCTAAGCTTTTAAAAGAGGGAGGCAATGTTCTTCTTCTTGATGAACCGACAAATGATCTTGATACCGAAACTCTAGGTGCATTGGAAGATGCATTGGAAAATTTTGCTGGTTGCGCGGTTATCATATCGCATGATCGTATGTTTCTTGATCGGTTAGCAACCCATATTTTAGCCTTTAAAGGGAATGGTCATGTGGAATGGTTTGAAGGTAATTTTGCTGAATATGAAGCTAATAAGGGCCGTCATTTCGGTGCAGATTCTCTTAATCTTAAGCGTGTGCATTATAAGCCGCTGACACGCTAA
- a CDS encoding lytic transglycosylase domain-containing protein, giving the protein MQFLKIFLSAAFVVFFVFNISWAHTVLNVARSSEGTEIITSKIPVRPYEFLIQKIANKYNVPINLAHAVVRVESDYKARTKGAAGEIGLMQIKPSTARSLGFKGSVHDLYDPATNLEYGMRYLARAYKLSSGDTCGTILKYNAGHAAKKMNSISEKYCSKVKTYLASLK; this is encoded by the coding sequence ATGCAATTTTTGAAAATCTTTTTAAGCGCAGCATTTGTTGTATTTTTTGTGTTTAATATAAGTTGGGCGCATACCGTGTTAAATGTTGCAAGATCAAGTGAAGGCACAGAGATTATTACTTCTAAAATTCCTGTTCGTCCTTATGAGTTTCTTATTCAAAAGATTGCGAATAAGTACAATGTTCCTATTAATTTGGCACACGCTGTTGTAAGGGTTGAAAGTGATTATAAGGCACGTACAAAAGGGGCTGCTGGCGAGATAGGTTTGATGCAAATTAAACCATCTACTGCACGAAGTTTGGGTTTTAAGGGTTCTGTGCACGATCTTTATGATCCTGCAACAAATCTTGAATATGGTATGCGTTATTTGGCGCGGGCATATAAACTAAGTTCTGGCGATACGTGTGGCACAATCCTTAAATATAATGCAGGTCATGCTGCAAAAAAAATGAATTCCATTTCGGAAAAATATTGCTCAAAAGTGAAAACTTATCTGGCTTCATTGAAATAA
- the rsmH gene encoding 16S rRNA (cytosine(1402)-N(4))-methyltransferase RsmH has protein sequence MTKPGNRAERHIPVLLQPVLAGLMPLIGAKVIDGTFGAGGYTRALLNAGAQVIALDRDPHAVREGQSLVDEFFPRLRLMQMEFSQLDRVVEEKVDAVILDIGVSSMQFDEAERGFSFQKDGPLDMRMAQTGFTAGDVVNRLKKDDLARIFKILGEERYAGRIARMIEKRRCVQPFLRTGDLAHAIEALVGRKPGDRIHPATRVFQALRIYVNDEIGELARGLFAAESVLKPGGRLGVVSFHSLEDRMVKRFFSARSGRCRRSRYLPEIEAAPATFVSLFKGAITASKEELQQNPRSRSARLRIGIRTEAECLAKDIKLFDFAGIASFEGSKK, from the coding sequence TTGACAAAACCAGGGAACAGAGCTGAGCGCCATATTCCAGTGTTATTACAGCCAGTTTTAGCTGGGCTTATGCCATTGATTGGGGCAAAAGTGATTGATGGTACCTTTGGTGCTGGTGGTTATACGCGTGCTTTGTTAAATGCGGGTGCACAGGTTATTGCTCTTGATCGTGATCCTCATGCTGTTCGTGAGGGACAATCGCTTGTTGATGAATTTTTTCCACGACTTCGTTTGATGCAAATGGAGTTTTCACAGTTGGATCGCGTCGTTGAAGAGAAGGTGGATGCTGTTATTTTGGATATTGGTGTTTCTTCAATGCAGTTTGATGAAGCTGAAAGGGGATTTTCTTTTCAAAAAGATGGTCCATTAGATATGCGAATGGCTCAGACTGGTTTTACGGCTGGCGATGTGGTGAATCGTTTAAAAAAGGATGATTTAGCTCGGATCTTTAAAATATTAGGGGAAGAACGCTATGCGGGCCGAATTGCTCGGATGATTGAAAAGCGCCGCTGTGTTCAACCTTTTTTGCGTACAGGTGATCTTGCTCATGCCATTGAGGCACTGGTGGGACGTAAACCGGGAGATCGCATTCATCCTGCAACGCGTGTATTTCAGGCTCTTCGCATTTATGTTAACGATGAAATTGGTGAACTTGCACGTGGCTTATTCGCTGCTGAAAGCGTTTTGAAACCAGGAGGCCGTTTGGGTGTTGTGAGTTTTCATTCTCTTGAAGATCGTATGGTCAAAAGATTTTTTTCTGCTCGTTCAGGAAGGTGTAGGAGATCACGTTATCTTCCTGAAATAGAGGCGGCTCCAGCAACATTTGTTTCTTTGTTTAAAGGTGCAATAACGGCAAGTAAAGAAGAGCTCCAGCAAAATCCTCGTTCACGTTCTGCTAGGTTGCGTATTGGTATACGTACTGAAGCGGAGTGTCTTGCTAAAGATATAAAATTATTTGATTTTGCAGGGATTGCCAGTTTTGAAGGCAGCAAGAAATGA
- the ftsL gene encoding cell division protein FtsL, producing the protein MTVFRTFDMILVMIMICMAGLTYKVKYDVQKRMSEVRRLEHQIAAEKNTVSLLYAEWAVMIEPSRMQKLAKHYQKELGLEIIQPRQVVEFEDIPVRVHDQIGEVIKQNILKEGKDILANNRASQVNEIVQKGVR; encoded by the coding sequence ATGACAGTTTTTCGTACATTTGATATGATTTTAGTAATGATTATGATTTGTATGGCAGGCCTTACTTATAAGGTCAAATATGATGTCCAAAAACGGATGAGCGAAGTCCGTCGTCTTGAACATCAAATTGCTGCAGAAAAAAATACAGTGAGTTTGCTTTATGCTGAATGGGCTGTGATGATAGAGCCTTCACGCATGCAAAAACTTGCGAAGCATTATCAAAAAGAACTAGGTTTAGAGATTATTCAGCCTCGCCAAGTTGTAGAGTTTGAGGACATTCCAGTACGTGTACATGATCAAATTGGAGAAGTGATTAAACAAAATATCTTGAAGGAAGGGAAAGATATTTTAGCGAATAATCGTGCTTCTCAGGTGAATGAGATTGTTCAAAAAGGCGTGCGATGA
- a CDS encoding peptidoglycan D,D-transpeptidase FtsI family protein translates to MKSFFLFSQKKKRLNNQLDFRNFSIRRSYSARPRLLFSLLCFLILYGVIGACLISYGLEGGQIEEAKGPGVLQLTARPDIIDRNGRLLATDIKTYSLFAEPRRVIDVDETIELLSTVLSDLNWHETYKRLKRKSGFSWIQRGLTPTQKAQIMALGIPGIGFRPEIRRFYPGGSVASHILGMVNVDNQGIAGMEKYIDDAGLSALRSAGLATEEALKPIQLSIDVRIQAIVHDELIKAMKRYKAIAAGAVILNIHTNEVLAMVSVPDFDPGNPVDALKSDRLNRITAGAFEMGSIMKSFTTAMALDSDMFHLNSLIDASKPIQASSGYIIHDFHGKNRPLTLWEVFIYSSNIGSAKEALAIGIEKHRAFLKKLGLLDRLTTELPEVTHPIVPRHWKDIHSMTISFGHGMATTPLQTAVGAAALMNGGWLIAPTFLKRTKEQALKQAKKVLQAKTSQNMRYLYKLNSDIGSGRNAKVEGYRVGGKTGTAEKVENGKYSKTKNFNSFLAAFPIEDPAYVVLTIIDEPKPEDGKYAATAGLNAGPMLSNIVRRSASFLGIKPDFKKEYDSILSTKNSSRLVKQR, encoded by the coding sequence ATGAAATCATTTTTTCTCTTTTCCCAGAAGAAAAAGCGCTTAAATAACCAGTTGGATTTTCGTAATTTCTCCATTCGTCGTTCGTATTCTGCTCGTCCACGCTTACTTTTTTCTTTGCTCTGTTTCCTTATTTTATATGGCGTTATAGGGGCTTGCCTTATTTCTTATGGGCTTGAAGGTGGGCAGATTGAAGAAGCAAAAGGTCCAGGGGTTCTTCAATTAACTGCACGGCCTGATATTATTGATCGTAATGGTCGTTTATTAGCGACAGATATTAAAACTTACTCGCTTTTTGCTGAACCACGACGTGTTATTGATGTAGATGAAACAATTGAATTGCTCTCAACAGTTTTGTCTGATCTTAATTGGCATGAAACTTATAAACGCCTAAAAAGAAAGTCTGGTTTTTCTTGGATTCAGCGTGGGTTAACGCCAACACAAAAGGCCCAAATTATGGCTCTTGGTATCCCAGGGATTGGTTTTCGTCCTGAAATTCGCCGGTTTTATCCAGGTGGTTCTGTGGCTTCGCATATTCTCGGCATGGTGAATGTTGATAATCAGGGTATAGCGGGTATGGAAAAATATATTGATGATGCTGGTTTAAGTGCGTTGCGTTCTGCTGGTCTCGCAACTGAGGAAGCATTAAAGCCAATTCAACTTTCGATAGATGTACGTATTCAGGCAATTGTGCATGATGAACTTATAAAGGCAATGAAGCGCTATAAAGCGATTGCTGCAGGGGCTGTTATTTTAAATATCCACACTAATGAAGTTCTTGCTATGGTATCTGTCCCAGATTTTGATCCTGGAAATCCTGTTGATGCTTTGAAAAGTGATCGCTTAAATCGTATAACTGCGGGAGCTTTTGAAATGGGATCTATCATGAAAAGTTTTACGACTGCGATGGCACTTGATTCAGATATGTTTCATTTAAACAGTCTTATTGACGCTTCAAAACCAATACAAGCAAGTAGTGGATACATCATTCATGATTTTCACGGCAAAAATCGTCCTTTAACGTTATGGGAGGTTTTTATTTATTCTTCGAATATTGGTTCTGCTAAAGAAGCATTGGCAATTGGGATTGAAAAACATCGCGCTTTTTTGAAAAAACTTGGTTTGCTTGATCGATTAACTACAGAATTACCTGAGGTTACTCATCCTATTGTGCCACGTCATTGGAAGGATATCCATTCGATGACAATCTCTTTTGGGCATGGTATGGCAACAACCCCCTTGCAAACAGCAGTAGGTGCTGCTGCTTTAATGAATGGTGGTTGGTTGATTGCACCTACATTTTTAAAACGCACAAAAGAGCAAGCTTTGAAACAGGCAAAAAAAGTCTTGCAAGCTAAAACAAGTCAAAATATGCGTTATCTTTATAAGTTAAATAGCGATATTGGTTCTGGGCGTAATGCAAAAGTAGAAGGTTATCGTGTTGGTGGTAAGACAGGAACAGCGGAAAAAGTTGAAAATGGAAAATATTCTAAAACAAAAAATTTCAATAGTTTTCTTGCTGCTTTTCCTATTGAAGATCCTGCTTATGTTGTTTTAACAATTATCGATGAACCTAAACCTGAAGATGGAAAATATGCCGCAACAGCAGGATTGAATGCTGGGCCAATGCTTTCTAATATTGTGCGTCGCTCAGCTAGTTTTCTTGGAATAAAACCAGACTTTAAGAAAGAATATGATTCTATTTTAAGCACAAAGAACAGTTCAAGATTAGTGAAACAACGGTAA